From the Hymenobacter yonginensis genome, one window contains:
- a CDS encoding anthranilate synthase component I family protein, with translation MLSIPLAELPADFRARALRWAAQFSHCAYFEPNGQAYPEGPFDQLLGVAPAAPDAPRTLDELREWLPRPQDGAPRLGFLTYDLKNEIEDLDSDNPSGLDWPTLHFFHPQTWLIWRPETLELHGFTDGVLTTILATELPDWPAPAVPAFTPRMPKADYLRAVESVREDILNGEVYELNLCQEFYAEGVQLDPVDVFLRLNAASPAPFAGFFRHESHFLLCASPERFLAHSAPVIVSQPIKGTIRRGNTPAEDEQQRLALLHDEKERAENLMIVDLVRNDLARVAQTGTVQVPELFGLYPFRHVWQMISTVTAELRPGVDLPDVLRATFPMGSMTGAPKIRAMQLIEHYETARRGLYSGSIGYAWPDGAFEFNVVIRSLQYRPDTGYLSFQVGSAITYDSDPEREYAECLLKARAILDMLGAVVAE, from the coding sequence GTGCTGTCTATTCCCCTTGCTGAGCTTCCAGCTGATTTCCGGGCCCGCGCCCTGCGCTGGGCCGCGCAGTTCTCACACTGTGCTTACTTCGAGCCCAACGGCCAGGCCTACCCCGAAGGCCCCTTCGACCAGCTGCTGGGCGTAGCGCCCGCCGCACCCGACGCGCCCCGCACGTTGGATGAACTGCGCGAGTGGCTGCCGCGCCCCCAGGATGGAGCCCCGCGCCTGGGCTTCCTCACCTACGACCTCAAAAACGAAATCGAAGACTTGGACAGCGACAATCCCTCGGGCCTCGACTGGCCTACGCTGCACTTCTTCCACCCGCAGACCTGGCTGATCTGGCGGCCGGAGACGCTGGAACTGCACGGCTTCACGGATGGCGTACTGACCACCATTCTGGCCACGGAACTCCCGGACTGGCCCGCACCCGCCGTGCCCGCCTTCACGCCCCGCATGCCCAAAGCCGACTACCTGCGGGCCGTGGAATCCGTGCGCGAAGACATTCTCAACGGCGAGGTGTACGAGTTGAACCTGTGCCAGGAATTCTATGCCGAAGGCGTGCAGCTGGACCCGGTGGACGTGTTTTTGCGCCTCAACGCGGCCTCACCGGCGCCGTTTGCGGGTTTTTTCCGGCACGAAAGCCACTTTCTGCTGTGTGCCTCGCCCGAGCGGTTCTTAGCCCACTCCGCGCCGGTTATCGTCTCCCAGCCCATCAAAGGCACCATTCGGCGCGGCAACACGCCGGCCGAGGATGAGCAGCAGCGCCTAGCGCTTCTCCACGACGAAAAAGAGCGCGCCGAAAACCTGATGATCGTGGACCTGGTGCGCAACGACCTGGCCCGCGTGGCCCAAACCGGCACCGTGCAGGTGCCCGAGCTGTTCGGCCTCTACCCGTTCCGGCACGTCTGGCAGATGATTTCGACGGTTACCGCCGAGCTGCGCCCAGGCGTGGACCTCCCGGACGTGCTGCGCGCCACCTTCCCAATGGGCTCGATGACCGGCGCACCGAAAATCCGGGCCATGCAGCTCATCGAGCACTACGAAACCGCCCGGCGCGGCCTCTACAGCGGCAGCATCGGCTACGCCTGGCCCGACGGCGCGTTTGAGTTCAACGTGGTCATCCGCAGCCTGCAATACCGCCCCGACACCGGCTACCTCAGCTTCCAGGTCGGCTCGGCCATCACCTACGACTCCGACCCGGAGCGCGAGTACGCGGAGTGCCTGCTAAAAGCCCGCGCCATCCTGGACATGCTGGGCGCAGTGGTGGCGGAGTGA
- the secG gene encoding preprotein translocase subunit SecG — MYTALIIVILLVCFLLALVVLAQNPKGGGLSSQFGSGGAANLMGVKRTGDLLEKLTWGFAIALMVLTLGTHVLNGTTDAGPGRSINQQKALETRLPAAPAPAVPGAPAPGGAAAPATAPTQAPAQAPAPAPAQ; from the coding sequence ATGTACACTGCGCTCATTATTGTAATCCTTCTTGTGTGTTTCCTGCTGGCCCTGGTGGTGCTGGCCCAGAACCCCAAAGGGGGCGGGCTTTCCAGCCAGTTCGGCTCGGGCGGCGCCGCCAACCTGATGGGCGTGAAGCGCACCGGCGACCTGCTGGAGAAGCTCACCTGGGGTTTTGCCATTGCCCTGATGGTGCTCACGCTGGGCACCCACGTGCTCAACGGCACCACCGATGCCGGCCCCGGCCGCAGCATCAACCAGCAGAAAGCCCTCGAAACCCGCCTGCCCGCCGCTCCAGCTCCGGCAGTACCCGGTGCTCCGGCCCCTGGTGGCGCAGCTGCTCCAGCTACTGCCCCCACTCAGGCACCAGCCCAGGCCCCCGCACCCGCTCCGGCCCAGTAG
- a CDS encoding HAD family hydrolase → MSAPLLVAFDADDTLWPNQPHFDQVEARLFEIMAHCGDAAHISRHLNDVQRRNMQLFGYGAKSFMLSMIETAIQLTNGNVRGSDIQEILDMGKDLLRYPIEPLPGVVEVVTELRQRGHRLLVLTKGDLFDQESKIARSGLGDLFDHVEVVSEKNEATYQRLLTRYNASAADFVMIGNSLKSDILPVARLGLRAVHVPYHANWIFEHVEPEQLAGLAFHTVQDVREVLDYLG, encoded by the coding sequence ATGTCCGCTCCCCTACTTGTTGCCTTCGACGCCGACGACACGCTCTGGCCCAACCAGCCCCACTTCGACCAGGTGGAAGCCCGCCTGTTCGAAATCATGGCCCACTGCGGCGACGCCGCCCACATCAGCCGGCACCTCAACGACGTGCAGCGCCGCAACATGCAGCTGTTCGGCTACGGCGCCAAGTCGTTTATGCTGTCCATGATTGAAACCGCTATTCAGCTCACCAACGGCAACGTGCGCGGGTCCGACATTCAGGAAATCCTCGACATGGGCAAGGACCTGCTGCGCTACCCCATCGAGCCCCTGCCCGGCGTGGTGGAGGTGGTGACGGAGCTGCGCCAACGCGGCCACCGCCTGCTGGTGCTCACCAAAGGCGACCTGTTCGACCAGGAAAGCAAAATTGCCCGCTCCGGCCTCGGCGACCTGTTCGACCACGTGGAAGTGGTCAGTGAGAAAAACGAAGCCACCTACCAGCGCCTGCTAACCCGCTACAACGCCTCCGCCGCCGACTTCGTGATGATCGGCAACTCCCTAAAATCCGACATTCTGCCCGTGGCGCGGCTAGGCCTGCGCGCCGTGCACGTCCCCTACCACGCCAACTGGATTTTCGAGCACGTGGAGCCCGAGCAGTTGGCTGGCCTGGCGTTCCATACCGTGCAGGACGTCCGCGAGGTGCTGGATTATCTGGGGTGA
- a CDS encoding tetratricopeptide repeat protein — protein MVFLAEVGREVRRGLLRLVWLLVLAFAPLGVAFGTSQLETARLPEASSITAAQARAYAEVLKLRPDAARAQLKDASAGSLLVLDAAAITELLVTQDAGLYEATVAGQNRRLAQLEKTVERGALPEYARAEIRLHQAAAQVVFGHEVQGAWSLRQAYQQMATVVQRYPTYLPARKTLGLMQFFIGSLPEGYRWFLKLLGLPGSVAGGLSNLRAAARQPNDFQPEARILLALVEETYYKKPDEGLQLIRQLHQQQPDNLLYAYLLVSIHKKQHHTEAALAAYRARPTGPGYVALPYLRHMAADLLLYQGEYAASRRENELFLQQYKGQHYRKDAWFKLYLAAWLSGDAPAAERYRRQIDAGGRTVVEEDTYAQRFVESRLPLNPLLTRARLQIDGGYYREALATLAGFRSTAATPLRDQLEDPYRRARAWHLLGRPDSARLLYARTIALAGNAPYYFAPQAALQLGYLYQLEGQRNTARVYFRKALSYLKHEYKNSTDTKAKLALKELE, from the coding sequence ATGGTTTTTCTCGCTGAGGTTGGCCGAGAGGTGCGTAGAGGGTTGCTAAGGCTGGTGTGGCTGCTGGTGCTGGCCTTCGCGCCCCTCGGCGTAGCCTTCGGCACCTCCCAGCTGGAAACTGCGCGTCTGCCCGAAGCCAGCAGCATCACGGCGGCGCAGGCCCGCGCCTACGCTGAGGTGCTGAAGCTGCGCCCCGACGCCGCCCGGGCCCAGTTGAAAGACGCCTCGGCCGGCTCGTTGCTGGTGCTGGATGCGGCGGCCATTACGGAGCTGCTCGTCACGCAGGATGCCGGCCTGTACGAGGCCACGGTGGCGGGCCAGAACCGGCGCCTCGCGCAGCTGGAAAAAACGGTGGAGCGCGGCGCCCTGCCCGAGTACGCCCGCGCGGAAATCCGGCTGCACCAGGCGGCGGCGCAGGTGGTGTTCGGGCATGAGGTGCAGGGAGCCTGGAGTTTGCGGCAGGCCTACCAGCAGATGGCGACCGTAGTGCAGCGCTACCCCACCTATCTGCCTGCCCGCAAAACCCTGGGGCTGATGCAGTTCTTTATTGGCTCGCTGCCGGAAGGCTACCGCTGGTTTCTGAAGCTGCTGGGGCTGCCCGGCAGCGTGGCGGGTGGCCTGAGCAACCTGCGCGCCGCCGCCCGCCAGCCCAACGACTTCCAGCCCGAAGCCCGGATTCTGCTGGCGCTGGTGGAAGAAACCTACTACAAAAAGCCCGACGAAGGCCTGCAGCTCATCCGCCAGCTGCACCAGCAGCAGCCCGACAATCTGCTCTACGCCTACCTGCTGGTGAGCATACACAAAAAGCAGCACCACACCGAGGCCGCACTGGCCGCCTACCGTGCCCGCCCCACCGGCCCGGGCTACGTGGCCCTGCCCTACCTGCGCCACATGGCTGCCGACCTACTGCTCTACCAAGGCGAATATGCCGCTTCGCGCCGTGAAAACGAGCTGTTTCTGCAGCAATACAAAGGCCAGCACTACCGCAAAGACGCCTGGTTCAAGCTCTACCTGGCCGCCTGGCTGAGCGGCGACGCGCCGGCTGCGGAACGCTACCGGCGCCAGATTGACGCTGGCGGCCGCACCGTGGTAGAAGAAGATACCTACGCCCAGCGCTTCGTGGAAAGCCGCCTGCCGCTCAACCCATTGCTCACCCGGGCCCGGCTGCAGATTGACGGCGGCTACTACCGCGAGGCCCTGGCCACGCTGGCCGGGTTCCGGAGCACCGCCGCCACGCCCCTGCGCGACCAACTGGAAGACCCCTACCGCCGCGCCCGCGCCTGGCACCTGCTCGGCCGCCCCGACTCGGCCCGGCTGCTCTACGCCCGCACCATTGCGCTGGCCGGCAACGCGCCTTACTACTTCGCGCCCCAGGCCGCGCTGCAGCTCGGCTACCTGTACCAGCTGGAAGGCCAGCGCAATACGGCCCGCGTGTATTTCCGCAAGGCCCTGAGCTACCTGAAGCACGAGTACAAAAACAGCACCGACACCAAAGCCAAGCTGGCGCTGAAAGAGCTGGAATAA
- a CDS encoding sigma-54 interaction domain-containing protein — MTPSEIQSIKQRFGIIGNAPSLNYAIQVATQVAPTDMTVLITGESGSGKESFSKIIHALSPRKHGQFIAINCGAIPEGTIDSELFGHEKGSFTGAQEARKGYFEVTNGGTIFLDEIGEMPLGTQARLLRVLENGEFIRVGSSKVQKTDVRVVAATNVNLLDAVREGRFREDLYYRLNTVPITVPPLRERGDDIYLLFRKFTTDFSDRYRVKPITLTPDAVQELQRFRFPGNIRQLKNVAEQLSVLETDREIDSRRLRQYLPQEQASQLPMLLHAAGPDAAGSGYSERDLLYKVLFDMRRDMTDLKKLVLEMAAGQRPQDSQELLRQNSHLFTNLNAAPYDGGARPLRQPSPDGGATEYILTPGQLDDATDYEDEVQRVEDIPHETEEETLSLEAKEKEMILKALKKHHNKRKYAAHDLGISERTLYRKLKQYDLENA, encoded by the coding sequence TTGACACCTTCCGAAATACAAAGCATCAAACAGCGGTTCGGCATCATCGGCAATGCGCCGTCGCTGAACTACGCCATTCAGGTGGCCACGCAGGTAGCGCCCACCGACATGACGGTGCTGATAACGGGCGAAAGCGGCTCCGGTAAGGAGTCGTTTTCCAAGATTATTCATGCCCTGTCGCCGCGCAAGCACGGGCAGTTCATTGCCATCAACTGCGGCGCCATCCCGGAAGGTACCATCGACTCGGAGCTGTTCGGGCACGAAAAGGGCTCGTTTACTGGTGCCCAGGAAGCCCGCAAAGGCTACTTCGAGGTGACCAACGGCGGCACCATCTTCCTCGACGAGATTGGCGAGATGCCGCTCGGCACCCAGGCCCGCCTACTGCGCGTGCTCGAAAACGGCGAGTTTATCCGCGTCGGCAGCAGCAAAGTGCAGAAGACCGACGTGCGCGTAGTGGCCGCCACCAACGTGAATCTGCTCGACGCCGTGCGCGAAGGCCGCTTCCGCGAAGACCTCTACTACCGCCTGAACACGGTGCCGATTACGGTTCCACCACTGCGTGAGCGTGGCGATGATATTTATCTGTTGTTCAGAAAGTTTACCACTGATTTTTCTGACCGTTACCGCGTCAAGCCGATTACGCTGACGCCCGATGCGGTGCAGGAATTGCAGCGGTTCCGCTTCCCCGGCAACATCCGCCAGCTCAAGAACGTGGCCGAGCAGTTGTCGGTGCTGGAGACGGACCGCGAGATTGACAGCCGCCGCCTGCGCCAGTACCTGCCGCAGGAGCAGGCCAGCCAGCTGCCCATGCTGCTGCACGCCGCCGGCCCCGACGCGGCTGGCAGCGGCTACTCGGAGCGCGACCTGCTCTACAAGGTGCTCTTCGACATGCGCCGCGACATGACCGACCTCAAGAAGCTGGTGCTGGAAATGGCCGCCGGCCAGCGCCCGCAGGACTCGCAGGAGTTGCTGCGCCAGAACAGCCACCTGTTCACCAACCTCAACGCCGCCCCCTACGACGGCGGCGCCCGCCCGCTGCGCCAGCCCTCGCCCGATGGTGGTGCCACGGAGTACATCCTCACCCCCGGTCAGCTTGATGACGCCACCGACTACGAGGACGAGGTGCAGCGCGTGGAAGATATTCCGCACGAAACCGAGGAGGAAACCCTCTCGCTGGAAGCCAAGGAGAAGGAAATGATCCTCAAGGCCCTGAAAAAGCACCACAACAAGCGCAAATACGCCGCCCACGACCTGGGCATCTCGGAGCGCACTCTCTACCGCAAACTCAAGCAGTATGATCTGGAAAACGCGTGA
- the groL gene encoding chaperonin GroEL (60 kDa chaperone family; promotes refolding of misfolded polypeptides especially under stressful conditions; forms two stacked rings of heptamers to form a barrel-shaped 14mer; ends can be capped by GroES; misfolded proteins enter the barrel where they are refolded when GroES binds) has translation MAKNIQFDTDGRDKLKRGVDKLANAVKVTLGPKGRNVVIDKKFGAPSITKDGVTVAKEIELSDPVENMGAQLVKEVASKTADQAGDGTTTATVLAQAIYAAGSKNVAAGANPMDLKRGIDKAVIAVVANLKAQSKKIENSSEIAQVGAISANNDMEIGKMIADAMDKVGKEGVITVEEARGTETEVKTVEGMQFDRGYLSPYFVTNPEKMEAEFDNPYILIYDKKVSTMKELLPVLEQVVQTGKPLVIISEDVDGEALATLVVNKLRGSLKIAAVKAPGFGDRRKAMLEDIAVLTGGTVISEERGYKLDSATLEYLGTAEKVIIDKDNTTIVNGKGEKETITARINEIKAQIVTTTSDYDKEKLQERLAKLSGGVAILYIGASTEVEMKEKKDRVDDALHATRAAVEEGVVPGGGVALVRALDALEAVDTLNGDERTGVNIIRTALEAPLRTIVQNAGGEGSVVVQKVREGKGDYGYNAREDRYENLMAAGILDPTKVTRLALENAASIAGLLLTTECVISDEPEAEKDHGHGGGAPGMGGMGGMM, from the coding sequence ATGGCTAAGAACATCCAATTCGATACTGACGGCCGCGACAAGCTGAAACGCGGTGTAGACAAACTGGCTAACGCCGTGAAAGTAACCCTCGGCCCCAAAGGCCGCAACGTGGTTATCGACAAGAAATTTGGCGCCCCGAGCATCACCAAAGACGGTGTGACGGTAGCTAAGGAAATTGAGCTGAGCGACCCGGTGGAAAACATGGGCGCCCAGCTGGTGAAGGAAGTAGCCAGCAAAACGGCTGACCAGGCCGGCGACGGCACTACTACCGCCACCGTACTGGCCCAGGCTATCTACGCCGCCGGTTCCAAGAACGTGGCCGCTGGTGCCAACCCCATGGACCTCAAGCGTGGCATCGACAAGGCAGTAATTGCCGTGGTTGCCAACCTGAAGGCTCAGAGCAAGAAGATTGAAAACTCGTCGGAAATTGCCCAGGTAGGCGCTATTTCGGCCAACAACGACATGGAAATCGGCAAAATGATTGCCGACGCCATGGACAAAGTGGGCAAGGAAGGCGTTATCACGGTAGAAGAAGCGCGTGGCACCGAAACCGAAGTGAAAACGGTGGAAGGCATGCAGTTCGACCGCGGCTACCTCTCCCCTTACTTCGTGACCAACCCGGAGAAGATGGAGGCCGAGTTCGATAACCCCTACATCCTCATCTACGACAAGAAGGTGAGCACCATGAAGGAGCTGCTGCCCGTGCTCGAGCAGGTGGTGCAGACCGGCAAGCCGCTGGTTATCATCTCCGAGGACGTAGACGGCGAAGCCCTGGCGACGCTGGTAGTAAACAAGCTGCGCGGCTCGCTGAAAATTGCGGCCGTGAAGGCTCCCGGCTTCGGCGACCGTCGCAAGGCCATGCTGGAAGACATTGCCGTTCTGACGGGCGGTACGGTTATTTCGGAAGAGCGCGGCTACAAGCTCGACAGCGCCACGCTGGAGTATCTCGGCACGGCCGAGAAAGTTATCATTGACAAAGACAACACGACCATCGTCAATGGTAAAGGTGAGAAGGAAACAATCACCGCCCGCATCAACGAAATCAAAGCCCAGATCGTCACCACCACGTCGGACTACGATAAGGAGAAGCTGCAGGAGCGCCTGGCCAAGCTGTCGGGTGGTGTAGCCATCCTCTACATCGGTGCCAGCACTGAGGTGGAAATGAAAGAGAAGAAAGACCGCGTAGACGATGCCCTGCACGCTACCCGCGCCGCCGTTGAGGAAGGCGTGGTACCCGGCGGTGGCGTGGCTCTGGTGCGCGCCCTCGATGCCCTGGAAGCAGTTGATACCCTCAACGGCGACGAGCGTACCGGCGTGAACATCATCCGCACGGCCCTGGAAGCTCCTCTGCGTACCATCGTGCAGAACGCCGGTGGCGAAGGCTCGGTAGTAGTGCAGAAGGTGCGCGAAGGCAAAGGTGACTACGGCTACAACGCCCGCGAGGACCGCTACGAAAACCTGATGGCCGCTGGTATCCTCGACCCAACCAAAGTAACGCGCCTGGCGCTGGAGAATGCCGCTTCGATTGCCGGCCTGCTCCTGACCACCGAGTGCGTGATTTCGGACGAGCCAGAGGCTGAGAAAGACCACGGCCACGGCGGCGGTGCCCCCGGCATGGGCGGCATGGGCGGCATGATGTAA
- the miaB gene encoding tRNA (N6-isopentenyl adenosine(37)-C2)-methylthiotransferase MiaB produces MSQPLITLDFLDTPTLPTPAVDATTHAHEPSGEVRVSAATRTGQGRKLYIESYGCQMNFSDSEIVSSILFEQGFDTTDDLASADLVLLNTCSIREKAEQTVRMRLSQINSYKKRRPSMLVGVLGCMAERLKSKFLEEEKLVDLVVGPDAYRDLPQLIQQVDGGQKAVNVLLSREETYADITPVRLNSNGITAFISIMRGCDNMCSFCVVPFTRGRERSRDAYSIVREAQDLVAAGYKEVTLLGQNVDSYKWASEDGQEHVNFAQLLERVALVSPELRVRFSTSHPKDITDEVLHTMARYDNICKYIHLPAQSGNSRVLALMNRTYDRPWYEERVQAIRRILGDDCAISTDMISGFCSETEEEHQDTLSLMEYVKYDMAFMFFYSERPGTLAARKLEDDVPLEVKKRRLAEVIATQQQHSRLRNLAGVGKVHRVLAENFSKRSNEHLSGRNSQNQVVIFPKKHYQKGDYVNVLVHESTTNTLLGEAVD; encoded by the coding sequence ATGTCCCAACCGCTGATTACGCTCGACTTTCTCGATACGCCCACCCTGCCCACGCCCGCCGTGGATGCTACCACCCACGCCCACGAGCCCTCCGGCGAGGTGCGCGTGAGTGCGGCCACCCGCACCGGCCAGGGCCGCAAGCTCTACATTGAAAGCTACGGCTGCCAAATGAACTTCTCGGACTCGGAAATCGTGTCCAGCATCCTGTTTGAGCAGGGTTTCGATACCACCGACGACCTGGCCAGCGCCGACCTCGTGCTGCTCAACACCTGCTCCATCCGCGAGAAGGCCGAGCAGACCGTGCGCATGCGCCTCTCCCAAATCAACAGCTACAAAAAGCGCCGCCCCAGCATGCTGGTGGGCGTATTGGGCTGCATGGCCGAGCGCCTGAAAAGCAAGTTTCTGGAAGAAGAAAAGCTGGTGGACCTGGTAGTGGGCCCCGACGCATATCGCGACCTGCCCCAGCTCATCCAGCAGGTAGACGGCGGCCAGAAAGCCGTGAACGTGCTGCTGAGCCGCGAGGAAACCTACGCCGACATCACGCCCGTGCGCCTGAACTCCAACGGCATCACGGCCTTCATCAGCATCATGCGCGGCTGCGACAACATGTGCTCGTTCTGCGTGGTGCCCTTCACCCGCGGCCGCGAGCGGAGCCGCGACGCCTACAGCATCGTGCGCGAGGCGCAGGACCTGGTGGCGGCTGGCTACAAGGAAGTTACCCTGCTCGGCCAGAACGTAGATTCCTACAAGTGGGCTTCTGAAGACGGCCAGGAGCACGTAAATTTTGCGCAGCTGCTGGAGCGCGTGGCGCTGGTGAGCCCGGAGCTGCGGGTGCGCTTCTCCACCTCGCACCCCAAGGACATCACCGACGAGGTGCTGCACACCATGGCCCGCTACGACAACATCTGCAAATACATCCATTTGCCGGCCCAGAGCGGCAATTCGCGCGTGCTGGCCCTTATGAACCGCACCTACGACCGGCCCTGGTACGAGGAGCGCGTGCAGGCCATCCGCCGCATCCTCGGCGACGACTGCGCCATCAGCACCGACATGATTTCGGGCTTCTGCTCTGAAACCGAGGAAGAGCACCAGGACACGCTCAGCCTGATGGAATACGTGAAGTACGACATGGCCTTCATGTTCTTCTACTCCGAGCGCCCCGGCACGCTGGCCGCCCGCAAGCTCGAGGACGATGTGCCGCTGGAGGTGAAAAAGCGCCGTCTGGCCGAGGTCATTGCCACGCAGCAGCAGCACAGCCGCCTGCGCAACCTGGCCGGCGTAGGCAAGGTGCACCGCGTACTGGCCGAAAACTTCTCCAAGCGCAGCAACGAGCACCTCAGCGGCCGCAACAGCCAGAACCAGGTGGTCATCTTCCCCAAGAAGCACTATCAGAAAGGCGACTACGTGAACGTCCTCGTGCATGAGTCCACGACGAACACGCTGCTGGGCGAGGCAGTGGACTAA
- a CDS encoding LptE family protein: MSGCSVYSFSGTNIDPEVKTISISTFQNNSSNGPSFLAQRFTEDFKDYFQRNTTLKLVPRDGDLQFEGAITAYDYAPAAIQNQNGIDQAGVNRLTIQVRVRYSNTKDPKQDFEQTFQSNGDFPADQDITRINNDPTATRRITQNIITDTFNKSVANW; encoded by the coding sequence TTGAGCGGGTGTTCGGTTTACTCGTTTTCGGGCACCAATATCGACCCGGAGGTGAAGACCATTTCCATCAGCACCTTCCAGAATAACTCCAGCAACGGCCCGTCTTTCCTGGCCCAGCGCTTCACCGAGGACTTCAAGGACTACTTCCAGCGCAACACCACGCTCAAGCTGGTGCCGCGCGACGGCGACCTGCAGTTTGAGGGCGCCATTACGGCCTATGACTATGCCCCGGCCGCCATTCAGAACCAGAACGGCATCGACCAGGCCGGCGTCAACCGCCTTACCATTCAGGTGCGCGTGCGCTACTCCAACACCAAGGACCCCAAGCAGGACTTCGAGCAGACGTTCCAAAGCAACGGCGACTTCCCGGCCGACCAGGACATTACGCGCATCAACAACGACCCCACCGCCACGCGCCGCATCACCCAGAACATCATCACTGATACGTTCAACAAGTCGGTGGCAAACTGGTGA
- a CDS encoding chloramphenicol acetyltransferase produces MKQQINQAAWNRREHFAFFSQFEEPFFGLVAPVNCTGAQAEAKRLGVSFFLYYLHHAAQAANAVPEFRTRIEDGQVYQYDEVHVSATLGRPDHTFSFSFIEQNPDLTTFVASAEAEIAAVQASTGLRLSDTTARVDVLHCSAIPWVRFSGLTHARSFSHPDSCPKISFGQLYEENGATYMPVSVNVHHALADGYHVGLFLQEFERRLSGLVMR; encoded by the coding sequence ATGAAACAGCAAATCAACCAGGCCGCCTGGAACCGCCGCGAGCATTTTGCCTTCTTCTCCCAGTTCGAGGAACCGTTTTTCGGGCTGGTGGCCCCCGTGAACTGCACCGGCGCCCAGGCGGAGGCCAAGCGGCTGGGCGTGTCGTTCTTTCTCTACTATCTGCACCACGCTGCGCAGGCGGCCAACGCCGTGCCCGAGTTCCGCACCCGCATCGAAGACGGGCAGGTATACCAGTATGACGAGGTACACGTTTCGGCCACGCTGGGCCGCCCCGACCACACGTTTTCCTTTTCCTTCATCGAGCAAAACCCAGACCTGACCACGTTTGTGGCCTCGGCTGAGGCGGAAATTGCGGCCGTGCAGGCCAGCACCGGTTTGCGCCTGAGTGACACCACGGCCCGCGTGGATGTGCTGCACTGCTCGGCCATTCCGTGGGTGCGCTTCAGCGGCCTCACCCACGCCCGCAGCTTCTCGCACCCCGACAGCTGCCCCAAAATCTCCTTCGGCCAACTCTACGAGGAAAACGGCGCCACCTACATGCCCGTCTCGGTGAACGTGCACCACGCCCTGGCCGACGGCTACCACGTCGGGCTGTTCCTGCAGGAATTCGAGCGGCGGCTGAGTGGGTTGGTGATGAGGTGA
- the groES gene encoding co-chaperone GroES, which translates to MSLSIKPLADRVIVAPAAAEEKTKSGIIIPDTAKEKPQRGEVVAVGEGKVADNGTTIKPQVKAGDQVLYGKYAGTEITVDGQDYLIMKESDIFAVL; encoded by the coding sequence ATGTCGCTTAGCATCAAACCGCTGGCTGACCGCGTGATTGTCGCGCCGGCCGCTGCCGAGGAAAAAACCAAATCGGGCATCATCATTCCCGACACGGCCAAGGAGAAACCCCAGCGTGGCGAAGTAGTAGCCGTGGGCGAAGGTAAAGTTGCCGACAACGGCACCACCATCAAGCCCCAGGTAAAAGCAGGTGACCAGGTGCTGTACGGCAAATACGCCGGCACCGAAATTACGGTGGATGGCCAGGACTACCTCATTATGAAGGAGTCGGACATCTTCGCCGTACTGTAG